From Neomonachus schauinslandi chromosome 12, ASM220157v2, whole genome shotgun sequence, the proteins below share one genomic window:
- the LOC110579927 gene encoding tubulin alpha-1C chain-like: MRECISIHVGQAGVQIGNACWELYCLEHGIQPDGQMPSDKTIGGGDDSFNTFFSEMGAGKHVPRAVFVDLEPTVIDEVRTGTYRQLFHPEQLITGKEDAANNYARGHYTIGKEIIDLVLDRIRKLADQCTGLQGFLVFHSFGGGTGSGFTSLLMERLSVDYGKKSKLEFSIYPAPQVSTAVVEPYNSILTTHTTLEHSDCAFMVDNEAIYDICRRNLDIERPTYTNLNRLISQIVSSITASLRFDGALNVDLTEFQTNLVPYPRIHLPLATYAPVISAEKAYHEQLTVAEITNACFEPANQMVKCDPRHGKYMACCLLYRGDVVPKDVNAAIATIKTKRTIQFVDWCPTGFKVGINYQPPTVVPGGDLAKVQRAVCMLSNTTAIAEAWARLDHKFDLMYAKRAFVHWYVGEGMEEGEFSEAREGMAALEKDYEEVGADSAEGDDEGEEY; this comes from the coding sequence ATGCGTGAGTGCATCTCCATCCACGTGGGCCAGGCTGGTGTCCAGATCGGCAATGCCTGCTGGGAGCTCTATTGCCTGGAACATGGCATCCAGCCCGATGGCCAGATGCCAAGTGACAAGACCATCGGGGGAGGAGATGACTCCTTCAACACCTTCTTCAGTGAGATGGGCGCTGGCAAGCATGTGCCCAGGGCCGTGTTCGTAGACCTGGAACCCACGGTCATTGATGAAGTTCGCACTGGCACCTACCGGCAGCTCTTCCACCCTGAGCAGCTCATCACCGGCAAGGAGGACGCTGCCAACAACTACGCCCGAGGGCACTACACCATTGGCAAGGAGATCATTGACCTTGTCTTGGACCGCATTCGGAAGCTGGCTGACCAGTGCACAGGTCTTCAGGGCTTCTTGGTTTTCCACAGCTTTGGAGGGGGAACTGGTTCCGGGTTCACCTCCCTGCTGATGGAACGTCTCTCTGTCGATTATGGCAAGAAGTCCAAGCTGGAGTTCTCCATTTACCCAGCCCCCCAGGTTTCCACAGCTGTAGTTGAGCCCTACAATTCCATCCTCACTACCCACACCACCCTGGAGCACTCTGATTGTGCCTTCATGGTAGACAATGAGGCCATCTATGACATCTGTCGTAGAAACCTTGATATTGAACGCCCAACCTATACTAACCTTAACCGCCTTATTAGCCAGATTGTGTCCTCCATCACTGCTTCCCTCAGATTTGATGGAGCCCTGAATGTTGATCTGACAGAATTCCAGACCAACCTGGTGCCCTATCCCCGCATCCACTTACCTCTGGCCACCTATGCCCCGGTCATCTCTGCTGAGAAAGCCTACCATGAACAGCTGACTGTAGCAGAGATCACCAACGCATGCTTTGAGCCAGCCAACCAGATGGTGAAATGTGACCCTCGGCATGGTAAATACATGGCTTGCTGCCTGTTGTACCGTGGCGACGTGGTTCCcaaagatgtcaatgctgccaTTGCCACCATCAAGACCAAGCGCACCATCCAGTTTGTAGACTGGTGCCCCACTGGCTTCAAAGTGGGCATTAATTACCAGCCTCCCACTGTGGTGCCCGGTGGAGACCTGGCCAAAGTACAGCGAGCTGTGTGCATGCTGAGCAACACCACAGCCATCGCTGAGGCCTGGGCTCGCCTGGACCACAAGTTTGACCTGATGTATGCCAAGCGTGCCTTTGTTCACTGGTATGTGGGGGAgggcatggaggaaggagagtttTCGGAGGCCCGTGAGGGCATGGCTGCCCTTGAGAAGGATTATGAGGAGGTTGGAGCAGATAGTGCTGAGGGAGATGATGAGGGTGAAGAGTATTAA